A portion of the Lolium rigidum isolate FL_2022 chromosome 1, APGP_CSIRO_Lrig_0.1, whole genome shotgun sequence genome contains these proteins:
- the LOC124691915 gene encoding probable E3 ubiquitin ligase SUD1 — MAAAPPPEMALSSTADGSDDEDGDQCRICRFPAEADRPLRRPCACSGSIRFVHDDCLLRWLATSRQSRCEVCSREITISPLYAPNAPARLPVSEFVLGLANKAMGWAVLLLSLVFAMVLWEFVMPITTLWTWRIALSRSFAQVRSLLSIRLSASSIFADGIYRFRFMPSVDTIVACVSARRAFVRDLGHFRQRNGLARIAADVVAPLALWIARLEARLQNRFGGMDSLQVLALHTVEASLMVVIVDIAIACIFGFVPFSLGRIILWCISCFYFGNTAEVNPNASTGYILFIGYKFIFSLGVTFAGMHTFGQYSRGERLLIAVFFKASVNVICWLLSPFTRLPGIHVMVRKAFSLGQKLFRGIANLITITNISLNLINMAIIFPLLFGWSLDICTSKMFDATAYERFKVLWASSFSSIALHWLTGCILYELRFMLPSLLRPILRTGFNIPFVQLAEEENENLGLREPFLKFFLKRLPGLFVGIVYLGMVIFVPVQTACRLAPKLFPLDITYFDPPTKGTSFWQAPRNYAELLSGAILLRFLICNTLKYLKPGTLVEKIVRIWFASTGRALDLLDLLIVQPDGACGHEVGNTVVPNDQYGSTYEAKGKRKFVAVRVMLLVMLAWLTVVVFNSAVLIFPISVGRAFLFSIPQLPVAGGLKSNDLFAFAVGFCIISAIIAASRDSFICISSGRTHLLASVICKWGVTSMKSAPLLFIWIVIIPILIGVLVDFLLISPLKFLVDLVVISPFTVPADDIPVLDLFSIWFLGRLLLKFWTKLAHWRTDASFLAYFIDGRWYPKLTRAREDGFAGLRAMWVLQDVLVPITMKLVTVLGVPYMLAKGLFPRFGYSDAVNSAVYHFAWLGSLAVCALCYLAKAFYRVLVKLHDSIRDERYIIGQRLQDYTDNS, encoded by the exons ATGGCCGCCGCCCCTCCGCCGGAGATGGCGCTATCCTCCACGGCGGACGGGTCGGACGACGAGGACGGGGACCAGTGCCGCATCTGCCGCTTCCCCGCCGAGGCGGATCGTCCCCTGCGCCGCCCCTGCGCCTGCAGCGGCAGCATCAGGTTCGTCCACGACGACTGCCTACTCCGATGGCTCGCCACCAGCCGCCAGTCCCGGTGCGAG GTGTGCAGCCGCGAGATCACCATCAGCCCTCTCTACGCCCCGAACGCGCCCGCGAGGCTGCCCGTCTCCGAGTTCGTGCTCGGCCTGGCCAACAAGGCCATGGGCTGGGCCGTCCTGCTGCTCTCCCTCGTCTTCGCCATGGTCCTCTGGGAGTTCGTCATGCCCATCACCACGCTCTGGACATGGCGCATCGCCCTCTCCAGGAGCTTCGCGCAAGTGCGCAGCCTGCTCTCCATCCGCCTCTCCGCCAGCTCCATCTTCGCAGATGGCATCTACAGGTTCAGGTTCATGCCCTCCGTGGACACCATAGTGGCCTGCGTGTCTGCCAGAAGAGCCTTCGTCAGGGACCTTGGCCATTTTAGACAGCGTAACGGGCTTGCCAGAATTGCTGCTGATGTTGTTGCTCCATTGGCCCTCTGGATAGCTCGCCTGGAAGCTCGCCTTCAGAACAGATTTGGGGGAATGGATAGCCTGCAAGTCCTCGCGCTGCATACTGTTGAAGCTTCCTTGATG GTGGTAATAGTTGACATAGCCATTGCTTGTATTTTTGGTTTTGTCCCTTTCTCGTTGGGAAGGATAATCCTATGGTGCATATCATGTTTCTACTTTGGAAATACGGCTGAAGTCAACCCAAACGCTTCAACTGGTTATATCCTTTTCATTGGATATAAATTTATCTTTTCACTGGGTGTTACTTTTGCTGGGATGCATACTTTCGGTCAATACTCAAGGGGCGAGCGCCTTCTGATTGCAGTTTTCTTCAAGGCCTCGGTTAATGTGATATGCTGGTTGTTGAGCCCCTTTACAAGACTGCCTGGTATACATGTTATGGTCCGTAAGGCATTCTCTCTGGGCCAGAAGCTCTTCAGAGGCATCGCAAATTTGATCACTATTACCAATATTTCTCTCAATCTCATAAACATGGCTATAATATTCCCTTTGCTCTTCGGATGGTCTCTTGATATCTGCACCTCAAAAATGTTTGATGCAAcagcatatgaaaggttcaaagTTTTATGGGCTTCATCATTTTCTTCTATTGCTCTTCATTGGCTTACTGGATGCATCCTTTATGAACTACGATTCATGTTGCCCAGTCTTCTTCGCCCG ATACTGAGGACAGGATTTAATATCCCATTTGTCCAACTTGCTGAAGAGGAAAATGAGAATCTAGGCTTACGTGAACCAttccttaaattttttttgaagagGCTTCCTGGTCTTTTTGTTGGCATTGTCTATCTTGGTATGGTCATTTTTGTTCCTGTTCAAACTGCTTGTCGGTTGGCACCTAAGTTGTTTCCATTAGATATCAC CTACTTTGATCCTCCTACTAAGGGCACATCGTTTTGGCAAGCGCCACGGAACTATGCAGAGTTACTTTCTGGTGCTATTCTTCTGAGGTTTCTCATTTGCAATACACTCAAATACCTCAAGCCTGGCACATTAGTGGAGAAGATAGTGAGAATTTGGTTTGCCAGTACTGGACGAGCTCTTGATCTATTAGATTTGTTGATTGTCCAGCCTGATGGAGCCTGTGGACATGAGGTTGGGAATACTGTTGTACCAAATGACCAGTATGGCAGCACTTATGAAGCTAAGGGTAAAAG GAAATTTGTTGCAGTTCGAGTGATGCTACTTGTAATGCTAGCATGGTTGACTGTTGTGGTATTCAACTCCGCTGTGCTTATTTTTCCAATTTCAGTTGGGCGTGCATTCTTGTTTTCCATCCCTCAGCTGCCAGTAGCAGGTGGATTGAAGTCTAATG ATCTGTTTGCTTTCGCTGTTGGATTTTGCATCATATCAGCTATTATCGCTGCCTCTAGAGATTCATTTATCTGCATCAGTTCTGGGAGAACACACCTTCTAGCTTCTGTTATCTGCAAGTGGGGTGTAACTTCTATGAAGAGCGCTCCACTTTTGTTCATATGG ATTGTTATCATTCCCATTCTGATCGGAGTGCTGGTTGATTTTCTCCTAATATCACCCTTGAAGTTCCTGGTAGATCTTGTAGTGATATCACCCTTCACTGTGCCAGCTGATGACATTCCAGTTCTGGACCTTTTCAGTATTTGGTTCCTGGGGCGGCTATTGCTGAAATTCTGGACTAAGTTG GCTCATTGGAGAACAGATGCCTCTTTCCTGGCCTATTTCATTGATGGAAGATGGTACCCGAAGCTTACTCGGGCAAGGGAGGACGGATTTGCAGGGTTGAGGGCAATGTGGGTGTTGCAAGATGTACTGGTACCTATCACCATGAAACTAGTGACTGTTCTGGGTGTTCCTTATATGCTTGCAAAGGGCCTCTTCCCAAGATTTGGCTACTCTGATGCGGTGAACTCAGCGGTGTACCATTTTGCATGGTTGGGCAGCCTCGCGGTGTGTGCCCTCTGCTACCTTGCCAAGGCATTCTACAGAGTCCTGGTGAAACTCCATGATTCTATCAGGGATGAGCGCTATATTATCGGGCAGAGGTTGCAAGACTACACCGACAACAGCTGA
- the LOC124656843 gene encoding GDSL esterase/lipase At1g20120-like: MPGQALMCMLLTVLLPFANGAGTGKGKISAVFMFGDSMVDPGNNNHRITEAKANFPPYGQDFPGGKATGRFSNGKVPGDMLASRFGVKELLPPYVGNDLELTDLLTGVAFASGGSGYDPFTSVPATATTSTGQLESFLDYKEKLKELVGEEEMTRVVSKGVYFTVMGGNDLVNNYFTFPLRRHQYDLPSYVEFLVSSAVNFTVKLNEMGAKKIGFIGIPPIGCVPSQRKHGSRECDPLRNQAAELFNSKIAKEIDRLNAERHIQDSRFAYGDIYYNVLDLIKRHGHYGFKEVTEGCCGSTVLNAAIFIQYQPACPNVYDYIFWDSFHPTEKAYNIVVDKIFQQSLQYLI, from the exons ATGCCTGGTCAAGCGCTCATGTGCATGCTACTCACAGTGCTTCTGCCTTTCGCCAATGGAGCAGGCACGGGCAAAGGTAAGATCTCGGCCGTCTTCATGTTCGGCGACTCCATGGTTGATCCCGGCAACAACAACCACCGCATCACTGAGGCCAAGGCCAACTTCCCGCCGTATGGCCAGGACTTCCCCGGCGGGAAGGCCACCGGGAGGTTCTCCAACGGCAAGGTCCCTGGAGACATGCTAG CTTCTAGGTTTGGAGTTAAGGAGTTGTTGCCTCCATATGTTGGAAATGATCTTGAACTAACTGACCTACTCACTGGTGTCGCATTTGCCTCTGGAGGCAGTGGATATGACCCCTTCACTTCGGTGCCTGCG ACTGCTACAACCAGTACCGGGCAACTTGAATCGTTTCTTGATTATAAGGAGAAACTCAAGGAGTTGGTCGGAGAGGAGGAGATGACACGTGTCGTCTCAAAAGGGGTTTACTTTACTGTCATGGGGGGCAATGACCTTGTAAATAATTATTTTACATTTCCTTTGAGGCGGCATCAATATGACCTTCCTTCCTACGTTGAATTTCTCGTCTCATCGGCGGTTAATTTTACTGTG AAATTAAATGAGATGGGTGCAAAGAAGATTGGATTCATTGGCATTCCACCAATTGGATGTGTTCCTTCACAAAGAAAACATGGATCAAGAGAATGTGATCCATTGCGGAATCAAGCAGCAGAACTATTCAATTCTAAAATAGCAAAGGAAATTGATCGACTTAATGCAGAAAGGCATATCCAAGACTCAAGGTTTGCTTATGGAGATATATACTACAATGTGCTTGATCTCATTAAACGACATGGCCATTATG GTTTCAAGGAGGTAACTGAAGGATGTTGTGGCAGCACAGTGCTAAATGCAGCAATATTCATCCAATACCAACCCGCATGTCCAAATGTCTACGATTATATTTTCTGGGACAGCTTTCATCCTACGGAAAAGGCCTACAACATTGTGGTTGATAAGATCTTCCAGCAAAGTCTGCAGTACCTAATTTGA
- the LOC124656821 gene encoding GDSL esterase/lipase EXL1-like has product MQQPPLAVPPPVVQPTVRRSGRYALAEDGSGVTDEDVMQRAMRRKAEKNLDMTGSGFLLMRLHFDRTARSYKTPAIGTIHVYAEHHQWRIEQSTPMASSYRGLHISLALLFVNLLLLLRHAHGAAAGAAKSKVSAVFVFGDSIVDPGNNNNRITAAKADFPPYGQDFPGGNATGRFSNGKVPGDIIASRLGVKELLPPYIGEDLELGDLRTGVVFASGGSGYDPLTSILTTATSSTGQLELFHDYKERLKALVGEEETTRVISEGIYFTVNGANDLANNYFSIIPLRRHQYDLPTYVRFIVSSAVNFTMKLNEMGAKRIGFIGIPPIGCCPSQKELGSRECEPLRNQAAQLFNSEITKEIHRLNAEQTVPGSKFAYLDIYYNLLDLIQRPNYYGFNEAAEGCCGSTVLNAAIFIENHPACPNVQDYIFWDSFHPTEKAYNIVVDKLFQQNLQDLL; this is encoded by the exons ATGCAGCAGCCTCCTCTCGCTGTTCCTCCTCCTGTCGTTCAACCGACGGTGAGGCGGAGTGGGAGATACGCGCTCGCGGAGGACGGCTCGGGGGTGACGGATGAGGACGTCATGCAGAGAGCTATGCGACGCAAGGCGGAGAAGAACCTCGACATGACTG gaagtggatttctgctcatGCGTTTGCACTTCGATCGTACCGCCCGCAGCTATAAGACCCCCGCTATAGGAACGATACATGTATATGCAGAGCACCATCAGTGGAGAATAGAGCAGAGCACACCAATGGCGTCTTCCTACCGAGGCCTCCACATTAGCCTCGCGCTCCTCTTCGTCAACCTGCTGCTTCTTCTCCGACACGCCCATGGTGCAGCAGCAGGCGCGGCTAAAAGCAAAGTCTCGGCCGTCTTCGTGTTCGGCGACTCCATTGTCGAtcccggcaacaacaacaaccggatCACGGCGGCCAAGGCCGACTTCCCGCCCTACGGCCAGGACTTCCCCGGCGGGAATGCAACCGGGAGATTCTCCAATGGCAAGGTACCTGGGGACATAATAG CTTCCAGGTTAGGAGTGAAGGAACTATTGCCACCTTACATCGGAGAGGATCTTGAGCTAGGTGACCTACGCACTGGTGTTGTCTTTGCCTCAGGGGGCAGTGGATATGATCCTTTAACTTCAATACTCACG ACTGCTACATCGAGTACCGGACAGCTTGAGTTATTCCATGACTACAAGGAGAGGTTAAAAGCTTTAGTCGGTGAAGAGGAGACAACACGTGTTATCTCTGAAGGCATATACTTCACCGTCAATGGGGCAAATGACCTCGCAAATAATTATTTCTCAATAATTCCCTTGAGGCGCCATCAATATGACCTTCCTACATATGTAAGATTTATTGTTTCTTCGGCCGTCAACTTTACAATG AAATTAAATGAGATGGGTGCAAAGAGAATTGGGTTCATTGGCATCCCACCAATTGGATGTTGTCCTTCACAAAAAGAGCTTGGATCAAGAGAATGTGAGCCATTGAGGAATCAAGCGGCACAATTATTCAACTCTGAAATCACAAAGGAAATCCATCGGCTAAATGCAGAACAAACTGTTCCAGGCTCAAAGTTTGCTTATCTTGATATATACTATAATTTGCTTGATCTCATTCAGCGACCTAATTATTATG GTTTCAACGAGGCTGCTGAGGGTTGTTGTGGCAGTACAGTACTAAATGCAGCAATATTCATTGAAAATCATCCTGCATGTCCAAATGTTCAAGATTATATTTTCTGGGACAGCTTCCATCCTACCGAAAAGGCCTACAATATTGTAGTTGATAAACTCTTTCAGCAAAATTTACAGGACCTACTGTGA
- the LOC124683409 gene encoding transcription factor BIM2-like, giving the protein MQNRVKSHPAAASPSSSSGGDGSGFCLSDIMELDAGSGGDHRAPGSPRSKHSATEQRRRCKINERFQMLRDLVPQSDQKRDRATFLLEVIEYVKFLQEKVQKHESCSCTGGDWSQEHAKLAPWSSHRVPVDLMPGAATTMENFSPGNFLDNSIPAMPEMLQNEEAVVEPARLNADSIESQYQSQWQQLPSTVDCPVNGEMSNEKEEMTIDEGTITISSVYSQNLFTALSDAMENLGVDLSQASVTVHVNLGRRAVSRRSNSMSSAKEQEGMPAK; this is encoded by the exons ATGCAGAATCGGGTAAAATCACATCCTGCCGCGGCCTCGCCCTCTTCCTCCAGCGGCGGTGACGGCTCCGGCTTCTGTCTCAGCGACATAA TGGAACTGGACGCCGGCAGCGGAGGAGACCACAGAGCGCCGGGTAGCCCAAGGTCCAAGCACTCCGCCACCGAGCAGAGACGTCGCTGCAAAATCAATGAGAG ATTTCAGATGCTTCGTGACCTCGTACCGCAAAGTGATCAGAAGAGAGATAGGGCTACATTCCTTTTGGAG GTGATTGAATACGTCAAATtcttacaagaaaaggtacaaaagCATGAGTCATGCTCATGCACGGGTGGTGATTGGAGCCAAGAACATGCAAAATTGGCACCCTGG AGTAGCCACCGTGTGCCAGTTGATCTTATGCCAGGTGCAGCAACCACAATGGAAAATTTCTCTCCTGGGAATTTTCTGGACAACAGCATCCCCGCCATGCCAGAAATGCTGCAAAATGAGGAAGCAGTAGTAGAGCCGGCCAGGTTAAATGCAG ATAGTATAGAATCGCAATACCAGTCACAATGGCAACAACTTCCATCTACAGTGGATTGTCCTGTCAACGGTGAAATGAGCAATGAGAAAGAAGAAATGACTATAGATGAGGGCACCATAACTATTTCTAGTGTGTACTCCCAGAA CCTATTTACAGCTTTGTCTGATGCAATGGAGAATTTGGGTGTTGATTTGTCTCAAGCAAGTGTCACTGTGCATGTCAATCTGGGTAGAAGAGCAGTTTCCAGAAGGTCTAATAGTATGTCCAGTGCAAAG GAACAGGAAGGCATGCCAGCAAAGTAG
- the LOC124656832 gene encoding GDSL esterase/lipase At1g20120-like: MAIHPPEPYDKNNEWIAAAKANFPPYSQEFPDENATRRFSNGKAPRDIIASRLGVKELLKPYIREDLELGDLRIGVAFASGGSGYDPLTSVLTVATSSTGQLELFHDYKERLKALVGEQEMTRVISEGIYFTVYGANDFTNNYFSQISMRRYQYDLPSYIRFLVSSAVNFTLKLNEMGAKRIGFIGIPPVGCSPSQRELGSTECEPVRNQAAQLFNSEITKEILRLNAEQIVLGSKFAYLDMYNNLLDLIQRPNYYGFTKVAEGCCGSTMLDVAIFIKNRPACPNVHDYIFWDSFHPTEEAYNIVVDKLFQQNLQDLM; this comes from the exons ATGGCTATT CATCCGCCAGAG CCATACGACAAAAACAATGAGTGGATTGCGGCGGCCAAGGCCAACTTCCCACCCTACAGCCAGGAATTCCCCGACGAGAATGCCACCAGGAGGTTCTCCAACGGCAAGGCCCCTAGGGACATAATAG CTTCCAGGTTGGGAGTTAAGGAACTATTGAAACCATACATCAGAGAGGATCTTGAGCTAGGTGACCTACGCATTGGTGTTGCCTTTGCCTCAGGTGGCAGTGGATACGATCCTTTAACTTCAGTACTCACGGT TGCTACATCGAGTACTGGACAGCTGGAGTTATTCCATGACTATAAGGAGAGGCTAAAAGCTTTAGTCGGTGAACAGGAGATGACACGTGTTATATCTGAAGGCATATACTTCACGGTCTATGGGGCAAATGACTTCACAAATAATTATTTCTCACAAATTTCTATGAGGCGCTATCAATATGACCTTCCTTCGTACATAAGATTTCTTGTTTCTTCAGCCGTCAACTTTACATTG AAATTAAATGAGATGGGTGCAAAGAGAATTGGGTTCATTGGCATTCCACCAGTTGGATGTTCTCCTTCACAAAGAGAGCTTGGATCAACAGAATGTGAGCCAGTGAGGAATCAAGCAGCGCAATTATTCAACTCTGAAATCACAAAGGAAATCCTTCGGCTAAATGCAGAACAAATTGTTCTAGGCTCAAAGTTTGCTTATCTTGATATGTACAATAATTTACTTGATCTCATTCAGCGACCTAATTACTATG GTTTCACCAAGGTCGCCGAAGGATGTTGTGGCAGTACAATGCTAGATGTAGCAATATTCATTAAAAATCGTCCTGCATGTCCAAATGTTCATGATTATATTTTCTGGGACAGCTTCCATCCTACTGAAGAGGCCTACAACATTGTTGTTGATAAACTCTTTCAGCAAAATTTACAGGACCTGATGTAA